CATGTAGGCCAGCGCCGGGATGTGGCGGTGGTTGAACGCGGTCATGTGCACGCGTCCGGCGGCTTCCGCCTGGGACAGCATGGTCTCCGCCTGGGCGGCGTCCATGGCCAGGGGCTTCTCGCACAACAGGTGCAGTCCCTGCTCGAGGGCCGCCTGCACCATCTCGGCGTGGAGGTGCGGCGGCGCGACGATGCTGACGGCGTCGAGACCAGGGTGGGCCAGGAGTTCGCGGTAGTCCGTGTACACGTGGGGTACGCCGAATGCCTTGGCGGTGGCCTCCGCCTTGTCCGGTGTCCGTTGACAGAAGGCCACCACCTCCGCGTTCTCGGTGGCGCCGTATCCTTGCAGGTGCTGGGTGCCGAAGCCGCCTCCGATGACCCCGATTTTCACCGCCGTCATGAATTCTCCTCCTTGAGTTTACCCGCCTTACCCCGCCTGGATTCCCGCTTCCCAGGCTGTGTCAAAACCCCATCCGAGAAAGGCAACAACCCCCTGAATCGTCATTCCCGCGGAAGCGGGAATCCAGGGGTGGGGAGGCGGGGAAACGCCGCTGTAGCGCCCCACCACCGCCCCTGGATTCCCGCTTTCGCGGGAATGACGGATTGGACTTTCGTCGCTGGGAAGTGGTGTTTTCACACAGCCTGTTCCGCGGGAATGACGTTCCGCTGCGTAGTTGTTTTGAGTCTTGACACAGCCCGCTAATGCGCCCGCTCGCGTGCGGCGGGGACCACCAGGATCGTGAACGCGCCCAGCAGGTTGATGGCGCCGAAGAGGTAGAACGTGTAGCGCAGTCCGTAGGTGTCCGCTACGGCGCCGGCCACCAGTGGGAACAACAGGGACAGGGCCGAGCGCCCCACGTCCATGAAGGTCTGGGCCGCGCCCCAGATCTCCCTGGGCGCGTGCTCCAGTCCGCTGGCCTGGATGATGGGCCCCACGGCGAAGAGCGCCATCCCTCCGAGGGACACCACCGGGAGCAGGAACCACCCGGACGGCATCAACGGAATGGAGCCGATGAGCAGGCCCCCGGTAAGGAGCGAAAGGAAGATGGTGATCTTCCGTCCGAAGCGGTCGGAGAGGTGCCCGATGACCGGCGCGAAGATGGTGCCGACGAAGGCCAGGCACGCGAGGTAGACGCCGACCGTGGCGATGCCCATGTTCAGGTCCGTCGTCAGGTAGAGCGGCAAGAAGGTCGGGACCAGGTTCTCTCCGATGGAGCGCAGCGCCGCCACCAGGGTCACGCCCATGAGCGGCAGGTTGGTGAGGATGTCGCCGCGCAGGGCCCGGCCGTAGGAGGCGGAGCGGTTTCGCGCCGTGGCGTCGTGCCGCAAGGGCGGCAACACCGCCCAAAGGAACAGCGCGATGGCGACGCCCGGCACGAACTGGAACAGGTAGGCGGTGCGCCACGTGATCCACGTGAGCAGTGCGCCCACCACGATGGGGGCCACGGCCGCGCCGACGTTGGCCCCCATTGCGTGCACTCCCAAGGCGAAACCCATGCGGTCCGGGAACTTCTCGCCAACCACCGCGCGCGCCGGCGCGTGCCACATGAAACCGCCCAACAGGGCCTGGACGCACACCAGGGCGCCAAAGACCCAGAAGGTCGGGGAAAATCCCTGGAGCGAGACGAACAGGGAGGGCCACAGGAGCGACAGCAGCAGGACGCCCCGGCGGTCGCGCAGCATGTCGGTGGCCAGGCCGCCGATGGTGATGCTCAGGATGTGCGACACCCGCTGCGCCGAGCGCAACACGCCGATGTCGGTGTAGGAGATGCCGAAGTCGCGCACCACCAGGGGCAGGCAGACGTTCATGGTTCCCTGGAATATGTGCGTCACGCCGTGGCCCACGGTCAGTAGCCCAAGCACTCGGCCGCGGGACGGTTCCGGCGCCGCGGCCTCGGGTACGGCGGCTGAAAGGTCGGCGGAGGTGTTCACGGCGTGTTCCCGGTGCGGCTCATGCGCCTCCCCGCGAGGGTTGGCGGAGAAGGGAGGGAGTCGAACCCTCCGAGAACCTTACGGCCCTCAGACTGGTTTTGAAGACCAGCGGCACCACCGGGCACCTTCCTTCTCCATGCGCGGGCATCTCCGTATGAGGCTCTTATTTGTTCGCCGCGGGTTGCGCAAGGGCGGGCGGGGTGAAGGCCTGCACTTCCGGCAATTCCTCCTCATACGCCTCGACCTCCACCAGCGCCGTCTGCGAGATGGGACCCTGGGCGAGGCGCGAGGTTCCCTTGTCCAGGGTCAGGACGTTGGGGTTGCCGTGCCGTTCCAACCCGCCGGGAGCCTCGGGGTCGTACCAGGCACCGGTGGCGAGCACGACCACGTCGGGCGAGACGTTATCCGTGAAGCGGACACCGGCCAGACACGCGCCGCGATCATTGAATACGCGCACGACGCTTCCGTCTTCGATGCCCCTGACGGCGGCGGTGTCGGGGTGGATCAGCAACGGCTCCCGGCCCCGGACCTTGTTGTCCATGCTCACCGCGCCCGGGTCGTGCTGGCTGTGAAGCCTCGTGGTGGGCTGGTTGGAGATGAGGTGAAGCGGGAAGCGACGGGCGCGCTCCGCGCCCAGCCACTCCCCCGGCTCGATCCACGCCGGATGGCCGGGGCAGTCGTCGTAGCCGAAGCCCGCGATGGTTTCCGAGAAGATCTCGATGCGTCCGGACGGGGTCGGCAACGGGTGCCTGGCCGGGTCCTCCCGGAACCGGGCGAACAGCACCTTCTCCTCGCCCTCGGTGGGCAGGGTGATGTGACCGGCGCTCCAGAACGCATCGAAGGGCGGCAACTCGATGCCCTCGCGGATGAAGGAACTCCGAAGCCCGTCGTAGAGATGCCGCAGCCAGTCGTTCTCCAGCCGGCCCTCGGTGAAGCCTTCCTTGAACCCCAGGCGCTCGGCCAGCCCGGAGAAGATGTCGTAGTCGTTCCGTGCCTCGCCTACCGGCGGAACCGCCTGGGCCATGGCGAAGACGATGGGATCGGACGCCTGCCTGCCGATATCGTTGCGTTCCAGCGGAGTGGTGGCCGGCAGGACGATGTCGGCGTGCCGCGCCTGCGCGTTCCACCAGGGCTCGTGGACGATGATCGTCTCGGGACGCTGCCACGCCTCCACGAGCCGGTTGAGGTCCTGGTGATGATGAAACGGGTTGCCGCCGCACCAGTAGACGAGACGGATGTCGGGATACTCCAGCCGGCGGCCGTTGTAATCGAACGGTTCCCCTGGGTGGAGGAGCATGTCGGTGATGCGCGCCACCGGGATGAAGGCTTTCACCGTGTTCGCGCCTTGCGGCAGCGTGATTCCGCCGATGGATCTCACGGGATTGCCGATGGAGCCGGTGGAGCCGTAGCCATAGCCGATGCCGCCGCCGGGAAGGCCGATTTCCCCCAGCATCGCGGCCAGGACGGCGGCCATCCAATAAGGCTGTTCCCCATGGTCGGCCCGCTGGAGCGACCAACTCACCGCGATGAGGGTGCGCCTCGCGGCCATGCGCCGAGCCAGGCCGCGGATGATGTCGGCCGGAACACCGCACAGGGCGGCGGCCCATTCCGGATCCTTGGGACGGCCGTCCCGTTCGCCCATGAGGTAGGCGCGAAAGGTTTCGAATCCGGTGCAATACTTCTCCAGGAACGCCTCGTCGTGGAGGCCCTCCCGAATCAACGTGTGCGCCAGCCCCAGCATCAGCGCGGTGTCGGTGTTGGGGCGCGGCGCCAGCCACTCCGCTTCGAGGAAGTCCGCCGTGTCGTCCCGCGCCGGGCTGACGTTCACGAACTCCACGCCGTTCTCCTTGCAGAGTTCCAGCCAGCCACGCGTCGTGTGCCTGCCTATTCCGCCGGCGCTGACCTGGGTGTTCTTGAGTGGGATGCCGCCGAAACTGACCACCAGTTCCGTATTTCTCGCGATCACCGGCCACGAGGTGGCTCCATCGCGAACAGAGTTCCAGTCGTAGCCGAAGACGTGAGGGATGATGACTTCCCCGGCGGCGTAGCTGTACGTGTTGACCGATCGGACATAGCCGCCGAACTGGTTCATGAAGCGGTGAAGCTGGCTCTGGGCATGGTGGAAACGGCCCGCGGAGGCCCAGCCGTAGGAGCCGGCGAAAATCGCCTCGTTCCCGAACGACTCGCGCACGCGCCGCAGCTCTCCGGCCACGAGCTTGAGCGCCTCGTCCCAGGTCACCGGGACGAACGGCTCCGTGCCGCGGCCGCCTCCGTGATGCTCCGGTCCCCGCTCCAGCCAGCCTTGCCGCACCATGGGTCGCGCTACCCGGCAGGTGTGGTGCACCACGTCCGGGATCGACCGCCCGATGGGCGAAGGGTCCGGGTCCTCCGCGAACGGATGCGCGGCCACGATGCGCCCGCCCTGGACCTCGACCTGGTAGGCGCCCCAGTGAAGGGACGTTTGAACGCGCTGGTTGTTCGTATGGCTCATATCCGGAGCCTCCTGCTGCCGTGTCCCGCGCCGCAAGGAACGGGCCGTGCGACTCTTCCCCTGACAGTTTTTGGAAGATACCCTGAAAAGGGGATGCCCTCAAACAACGGACCCGCCCCCGGGAATCGTCATTCCCGCGCAAGCGGGAATCCAGGGGTGGTGGTGGGCGGGAACGACGTAATAGGTGCGTCGTTGCCGCGGGAGTTCTACTGGCATTTCCTGTCGGGCCGGACTACAATCCGGCGTCATGAAGGTGGAGCGGCGGGCCGTGCTGGAGCGGCTTAGGGATCATCTGACCGAGAACGACATCGTGGTGGCCGCCTTGGCCGGCACCACCGCGGATACCTACGAGGTGGTCCACCGGCCGGAGAACCTCTACCTCGTGGGCCTCGGCATGGTCACGCAGGTGAGCCTGGGACTGGCGCTGACTCTGCCCGATTCGAGAGTGGTTTCCCTGGACACCGACGGAAGTCTGCTGCTGGGGCCGAGCATTTTGTCGGTGGTCGCCGTATCCGGAGCGGAAAATCTCCGCATCATCGTGTTCGACAACGAGCAGCTCTTCGGCAGCCGCGGCGGCGCCCCCAGCCAGACCGCCGCTGGCGCGGATCTCACCGCCATGGCCCGGGCCGCGGGCATTCTGCACGCGGACACGGTGGCCAACGAGGACAGCGTGGGCGTGGCGGTGGAGAGGCTTTTCTCGCGGGAAGGCCCCGCGCTCCTGACCGCGAAAATCGCGCTGGCGGCGAGAGCCGAGGGCCCGAGCATGGACGGGCAGGAGAACAAGTACAGGCTGGTGCGGCGCATCGAGGCCATCCGCGGGCGCGCGATCCTGGCGCCGCCGAAGCCGTGAGTGGTTCCGTGAACGGTGGCAGACAGTGAAGGACGACATCGCGGCTGAAGCGCACAAGTGCCTGACGGAGGCGGGGGTCGACTTCGTGGCCTGCATGCCCGATTCGGCCTTCCTCGAGCTCTATCAGCGGCTGGAGGCGGACTCCGGCGTCCGCTACCTGCAGGTGGCCAACGAGAGCGACGGCGTAGGCGTCTGCATGGGCGCATGGCTCGGCGGCGCCCGCCCGGCCATGCTCATGGAGAACACGGGGTTCGCGCTGTCCTGCTACGCGCTCCTTCGGGGCCCCGCCGCCTTCGGCGTCCCCATGCTCCTGCTCATCAGCTACCGCGGTGGTTTCGGCGACCAGCGCTGGTTCTCGGTGCCCTTCGGCTGGGCCACCGAGCCATTGCTGGAGAGCCTGCGCATCCAGTACAGCGTGGTCCACGAACCCGGCGAGATGGACGCCGCCATCACCGGCGCGGTGCAGTCCATGAACGCCATGCAGGCGCCGGTGGCGGTGCTGTTCCCGCCCGAACTCTTCTCCGAGGTGAAATGAAACCCGCCAGCTTCGAGTACTACGATCCCCCGACCGCGATGGAGGCTGTGGCGCTGCTGGGCGGTCTGGGCGAGGACGCGCGGGTGCTGGCCGGCGGCCAGAGCTTGGTGCCGCTCATGAACTTCCGCTTGGCCCGGCCCGCGCACTTGGTGGATTTGAACCACGTCACCGAGCTGGATTTCGTGTCCGTGGCCGGCGGCGAGTTGCACATCGGCGCCATGACCCGTCAGCGGACCCTGGAACGTTCCGAGGAGGCGGCGGCCGGCTGGCCGCTGCTGCGGGAGGCCGCGGGATTCATCGGGCACGTGCAGATCCGCAACCGGGGCACGGTGGGCGGCAGCCTGGCGCACGCGTTTCCGTCCGCCGAGCTGCCCGTGGCCATGGTGACGCTGGATGCCGGAGTCGTGCTGCAAGGGGAGGGCGGCGAGCGCACCGTGGCCGCGGAGGATTTCTTCCTTGGCACCATGACCACTGCCCTGGAACCCGGCGAGTTGCTCCGTGAAGTCCGGGTGCCGGCGGTGGCTGCGGGAAGCGGCGCGTCGTTCCAGGAAGTGAGCCGGCGGTACGGCGACTTCGCGCTGGCGGGAGCGGCGGCGCTCGTGACCCTGGACCGGGACGGAGCGGTGAGCGGCGCGCGCCTGACGCTCACGGGATCGGCCCCCATACGCGCGCGCGACGCCGAGGCGGCGGTGCTGGGAGAGAAGCCCTCGGATGCACTCTTCCGCGAAGCCGCGCGCCGCGCCGTGGAGGGCATCGATCAGGAATCCGACATGCACGCCAGCGCCGACTACCGCCGCCGCACGTGCGCCGCGCTCGCCCGGCGC
The sequence above is a segment of the Deltaproteobacteria bacterium genome. Coding sequences within it:
- a CDS encoding Gfo/Idh/MocA family oxidoreductase translates to MTAVKIGVIGGGFGTQHLQGYGATENAEVVAFCQRTPDKAEATAKAFGVPHVYTDYRELLAHPGLDAVSIVAPPHLHAEMVQAALEQGLHLLCEKPLAMDAAQAETMLSQAEAAGRVHMTAFNHRHIPALAYM
- a CDS encoding MFS transporter, with protein sequence MNTSADLSAAVPEAAAPEPSRGRVLGLLTVGHGVTHIFQGTMNVCLPLVVRDFGISYTDIGVLRSAQRVSHILSITIGGLATDMLRDRRGVLLLSLLWPSLFVSLQGFSPTFWVFGALVCVQALLGGFMWHAPARAVVGEKFPDRMGFALGVHAMGANVGAAVAPIVVGALLTWITWRTAYLFQFVPGVAIALFLWAVLPPLRHDATARNRSASYGRALRGDILTNLPLMGVTLVAALRSIGENLVPTFLPLYLTTDLNMGIATVGVYLACLAFVGTIFAPVIGHLSDRFGRKITIFLSLLTGGLLIGSIPLMPSGWFLLPVVSLGGMALFAVGPIIQASGLEHAPREIWGAAQTFMDVGRSALSLLFPLVAGAVADTYGLRYTFYLFGAINLLGAFTILVVPAARERAH
- a CDS encoding molybdopterin guanine dinucleotide-containing S/N-oxide reductase; amino-acid sequence: MSHTNNQRVQTSLHWGAYQVEVQGGRIVAAHPFAEDPDPSPIGRSIPDVVHHTCRVARPMVRQGWLERGPEHHGGGRGTEPFVPVTWDEALKLVAGELRRVRESFGNEAIFAGSYGWASAGRFHHAQSQLHRFMNQFGGYVRSVNTYSYAAGEVIIPHVFGYDWNSVRDGATSWPVIARNTELVVSFGGIPLKNTQVSAGGIGRHTTRGWLELCKENGVEFVNVSPARDDTADFLEAEWLAPRPNTDTALMLGLAHTLIREGLHDEAFLEKYCTGFETFRAYLMGERDGRPKDPEWAAALCGVPADIIRGLARRMAARRTLIAVSWSLQRADHGEQPYWMAAVLAAMLGEIGLPGGGIGYGYGSTGSIGNPVRSIGGITLPQGANTVKAFIPVARITDMLLHPGEPFDYNGRRLEYPDIRLVYWCGGNPFHHHQDLNRLVEAWQRPETIIVHEPWWNAQARHADIVLPATTPLERNDIGRQASDPIVFAMAQAVPPVGEARNDYDIFSGLAERLGFKEGFTEGRLENDWLRHLYDGLRSSFIREGIELPPFDAFWSAGHITLPTEGEEKVLFARFREDPARHPLPTPSGRIEIFSETIAGFGYDDCPGHPAWIEPGEWLGAERARRFPLHLISNQPTTRLHSQHDPGAVSMDNKVRGREPLLIHPDTAAVRGIEDGSVVRVFNDRGACLAGVRFTDNVSPDVVVLATGAWYDPEAPGGLERHGNPNVLTLDKGTSRLAQGPISQTALVEVEAYEEELPEVQAFTPPALAQPAANK
- a CDS encoding thiamine pyrophosphate-dependent enzyme, with translation MKVERRAVLERLRDHLTENDIVVAALAGTTADTYEVVHRPENLYLVGLGMVTQVSLGLALTLPDSRVVSLDTDGSLLLGPSILSVVAVSGAENLRIIVFDNEQLFGSRGGAPSQTAAGADLTAMARAAGILHADTVANEDSVGVAVERLFSREGPALLTAKIALAARAEGPSMDGQENKYRLVRRIEAIRGRAILAPPKP
- a CDS encoding thiamine pyrophosphate-binding protein, whose amino-acid sequence is MKDDIAAEAHKCLTEAGVDFVACMPDSAFLELYQRLEADSGVRYLQVANESDGVGVCMGAWLGGARPAMLMENTGFALSCYALLRGPAAFGVPMLLLISYRGGFGDQRWFSVPFGWATEPLLESLRIQYSVVHEPGEMDAAITGAVQSMNAMQAPVAVLFPPELFSEVK
- a CDS encoding xanthine dehydrogenase family protein subunit M, translating into MKPASFEYYDPPTAMEAVALLGGLGEDARVLAGGQSLVPLMNFRLARPAHLVDLNHVTELDFVSVAGGELHIGAMTRQRTLERSEEAAAGWPLLREAAGFIGHVQIRNRGTVGGSLAHAFPSAELPVAMVTLDAGVVLQGEGGERTVAAEDFFLGTMTTALEPGELLREVRVPAVAAGSGASFQEVSRRYGDFALAGAAALVTLDRDGAVSGARLTLTGSAPIRARDAEAAVLGEKPSDALFREAARRAVEGIDQESDMHASADYRRRTCAALARRALAQAARQAAAATGSGQ